Proteins encoded by one window of Anopheles maculipalpis chromosome 2RL, idAnoMacuDA_375_x, whole genome shotgun sequence:
- the LOC126567607 gene encoding uncharacterized protein LOC126567607, producing the protein MFPSELIFCAVLLLSPVIHGNEQTLPYDRTSIEDCGLRFYKQTFTKVAFPAGGQPVLLREFAHIAAIGWINNGSKRWLCAGSLIWENFILTAAHCAADENNNPPDIARFGDININSDGDDEFAQELEIVAIIRHPQHRFSSTYYDIALMQLERGVVVTDTVAPTCLWLDDEIRFPKLLAAGWGRTGVGEEQTDILLKVELALVSNENCSNYYAGGDRSLRDGLMDHQLCAGDEKMDTCPGDSGGPLHVKLFDGWKLIPFLVGVTSFGKACGLSVPGVYVKVSSFGDWIIETLQQHGEHVSDYHFQPTVCTNRYQKFREYKPDVVTVDHGVEMVDWHNIYVAYEGSDYIVNFGWPITTGPVDSDCFGTLVEPNVVVTLAECILSTESLPTQIILTDANIVDIAEIVVHPLYNSSSNPYYNNIAVVKLKTFAKILPYCVWYGESIPDRQLLVTGYTLSTFLFLIELHYSKLITRVWKQSQDQCNLPRQYSERLPQGLLSEHICYENQPFFVPGGCISLPGSPIERNGGKYIYIDGIHLFGRDCGYGEPAVGVRLSAHKAWLESVLLPQPQRSEALVHVDPDLDVSDTCRYADRTTGTCTPQQNCPAIHTRVQNKQQLLFCKRTSVVCCPEKATNLETTAIEREFNECEERYRHLRTNRQENTTHIVEIGWQETDKVKYDCYGYLISTRGVVTSASCVLEKTKLPNLVRLGGLGFFGGSQTIRIEKVETYPNYNKTIQEKNIAIVKLSSPVEPTQNAYPGCLWQNVSHSPLIQQVLDFASMYNDPIHPMYKSDCEIILNRSFDQPESICMNPGVQSYNNDLYHFDLQLNFSRNNEDFIYDRCYSPGSPIVWKHVSDEDVYVEYLVNVYSHGSCDSLTPRIVNRMAAYIDWFKKVL; encoded by the exons tctacaaacaaacatttaccAAGGTAGCATTTCCTGCAGGAGGACAACCTGTGTTATTGCGCGAGTTTGCCCATATTGCGGCGATTGGATGGATCAATAACGGTAGCAAACGTTGGCTCTGTGCTGGATCATTGATCTGGGAAAACTTCATCCTTACTGCGGCGCATTGTGCAGCCGACGAGAA CAATAATCCTCCAGACATCGCTCGGTTTGGCGATATCAACATCAACAGCGACGGTGATGACGAATTTGCTCAGGAATTGGAGATCGTTGCAATCATCCGTCATCCCCAACATCGGTTTAGTTCGACCTATTACGATATTGCGCTGATGCAGCTGGAGAGGGGTGTTGT AGTTACGGACACTGTTGCACCGACCTGCCTGTGGTTGGATGATGAGATACGCTTCCCGAAACTGTTAGCAGCCGGTTGGGGTAGAACCGGAGTTG GTGAGGAACAAACAGACATCCTGCTGAAGGTGGAACTAGCCCTAGTAAGTAACGAGAATTGTTCCAATTATTATGCTGGAGGCGATCGCTCTTTACGGGACGGACTTATGGATCATCAACTTTGTGCAGGTGATGAAAAGATGGATACATGTCCG GGAGACTCCGGTGGGCCACTTCACGTGAAGCTTTTTGATGGCTGGAAACTGATCCCGTTTCTAGTTGGAGTGACATCCTTTGGAAAGGCTTGTGGTTTATCTGTGCCAGGTGTATATGTAAAGGTGTCCTCGTTCGGGGATTGGATAATTGAAACTCTTCAGCAGCATGGAGAACACGTTTCGGACTACCATTTCCAGCCAACAGTTTGTACTAATCGCTATCAAAAGTTTCGAGAGTACAAGCCAGATGTTGTGACTGTGGACCACGGTGTAGAAATGGTTGATTGGCATAATATATACGTAGCCTATGAAGGTAGTGACTATATCGTAAACTTTGGATGGCCAATTACGACTGGCCCAGTGGATAGCGATTGCTTTGGAACGCTGGTTGAACCTAACGTTGTGGTGACGTTGGCGGAATGCATACTAAGTACTGA GTCATTGCCAACGCAAATTATTCTGACAGATGCGAACATAGTAGACATCGCGGAAATCGTCGTGCACCCCTTGTACAATTCGTCCTCCAACCCGTACTACAACAACATCGCTGTGGTGAAACTGAAAACATTCGCAAAAATACTACCATACTGTGTGTGGTATGGTGAATCCATTCCGGACCGACAGTTATTAGTTACAGGATATACACT GTCAACATTCCTTTTTCTGATAGAACTTCATTACAGCAAGTTAATTACTCGTGTCTGGAAGCAGTCGCAGGACCAGTGTAACCTGCCTCGACAATATTCTGAGCGTCTTCCACAGGGTTTGCTGAGCGAGCATATATGTTACGAGAATCAGCCATTCTTTGTCCCTGGTGGGTGCATTTCATTACCAGGGAGTCCAATCGAAAGGAATGGTGGTAAATATATTTACATCGATGGGATTCATTTGTTTGGACGCGACTGTGGATACGGAGAACCGGCGGTCGGTGTGCGATTGAGTGCACATAAGGCGTGGCTGGAATCGGTGTTGCTTCCCCAACCGCAGAGAAGCGAAGCGTTGGTGCACGTTGATCCAGATTTAGATGTGTCAGACACATGCAGGTATGCTGATCGCACTACTGGAACTTGCACTCCTCAGCAAAATTGTCCAGCTATTCATACACGTgtacaaaacaagcaacagcTATTGTTCTGTAAACGTACATCTGTTGTATGTTGTCCCGAGAAAGCTACCAACCTGGAGACTACGGCTATAGAAAGGGAATTCAATGAATGTGAAGAGCGATATAGACACCTCAGGACAAACCGACAGGAAAATACAACACATATC GTGGAGATAGGATGGCAAGAGACAGACAAAGTAAAGTACGACTGTTACGGATACTTGATCAGCACTCGGGGTGTTGTTACTTCTGCATCTTGTGTACTAGAAAAGACCAAACTGCCAAATCTAGTACGATTGGGAGGCCTGGGATTCTTCGGCGGTTCTCAAACAATTCGAATCGAGAAAGTAGAAACATACCCAAACTACAACAAAACCATTCAAGAGAAGAACATCGCAATAGTGAAGCTCTCATCGCCCGTTGAACCAACGCAGAACGCATATCCGGGATGCTTGTGGCAGAATGTCAGCCACTCACCTTTGATACAACAAGTGTTGGATTTTG CGTCCATGTACAACGATCCCATTCATCCGATGTATAAAAGTGattgtgaaattattttaaatcgaTCATTCGACCAACCGGAATCGATTTGCATGAATCCCGGAGTGCAGTCGTATAATAATGATCTATACCATTTTGACTTACAGTTAAATTTTAGTCGTAATAATGAGGATTTTATATATGATCGCTGCTATTCCCCTGGAAGTCCGATCGTATGGAAGCATGTTAGTGATGAAGATGTTTACGTCGAATATCTGGTGAATGTTTACAGCCACGGAAGTTGCGATTCCCTCACCCCGCGCATAGTCAACCGAATGGCAGCATACATTGATTGGTTCAAGAAAGTTTTATGA